One Magnolia sinica isolate HGM2019 chromosome 2, MsV1, whole genome shotgun sequence genomic window, TTTCAAAAAATGAGCTTTTGGAATTACCAATTCATATCGAATATGTGGAAGCGGGTCATGTGTTACCTAAGTAAcatcttagtgggtgttacccttatggtgtgggacccaccatgatgaatttgttgtatatccacttcaACAATAGGTATGACATGACATTGTATTATAAATTCTTAAATTCATGACCCATGATATGACATGTGCACATGAACAACCATGCTCCGGCATAAACACCTTAAAATTCATTGGGATTCAAGTAAGGATGTCGTCCTTGATAAAATGGAATGGTAGGACAGGCTTCGTGTAGCTAACCCAATAAGTTATtcatgtagagcgggttgcggacagttacatggccaagatggatcagaaaaggcccggtcgacgacagaagtgatccagaccatcgaaccttaaatagggcgtatcttgcaatccggaatgagttatctgacgtaaaatatatgattttggagtagaacgagctactgaaggtaaccaaccccgctatgccgggttgcgcagcccagaattgcgaaaaacccctggatcgacggtcgttttcctgttttaatttcgtttttactataaatagtaagttttattttgattataactcttcatccgtcgggctttaggagttgtgcccaacgtgaaaagagcttagaataattaggagaacggtttggtgaagccaaataggacacttactatttttggccaaaaaccttgcgcactagtagacatcatgaccgtctataaatagtaagtttactatttatagtaagtcgcgaattctaggagtttgagttgtagtttgattttaatttctttcccattgcttggtacccctatttaaagggaacTCGTTTTTagtaatcaattaatcaatttcgaatttattagaatttatgtttattttctgctttctttcctcgtggattcgagaagtctctgtgaggagtccagagaagctccgtggattcgaagtagttaacctcatcacgttcatctctgCGTCAATTATGATAAGGCTCAGATGAAGATGAAATAATCAAACATTATTTTAGTGGATTCAAATCTATTCCGGGCAAGAAACGCTTGTATTCCTCTTCTTTTGGGATGGGAgacaagtggcccaccaatgacaAATCCACAACGGATTTTTCAATGTCTATTGTACTGCCTTCGcaaaatccaaaagaaataaaaatgagaGTTTGTCATGTTTTGTTGCATGACAAATTAATTGATGATCTATCGTCGGTGGACCACCGGCATGTTAAGATGAGTACGATTTGACTACATACAAAAAGGTAAATGCCCATTATCAaataatcaaagtaaaagaatacATTGGTAGTGAATGATAGTGAAAGAAGGAGATGAAAACCAACCCACAAATCGGACCAAGAAAACTCAAGAAGCTAGTTGGGCTGCACCAAGAAATTTTGAAAGAGCTAGGCAAGGAAACCAACATGCCATAGCCAAAGTCTACAAGGAGCCTTGAATGTGGACCTTGTTTAATTTCTCTCCACAAACGTCCACTTGCATGACAATAACTGAAAGGTTAGGATTTTGTTATGGACACAGATTTTTAGTGTGCGGTTCATCGTGGTTGATTCAAAAGACTAATGGTTTGGATTCATGAACCATTAGGTCCACTTATACAAACTGAAAAAGCTAACTATAGGatgcatataaaagaaaatacaagagGAGAGTTTGCAGCCAAAAGACCTCTAATGGGACAATTAGATAGTGGGAGAATGAATagggcccacccattatgtgtatgtagaatccaaaccattcatttggtgatacTCCTCATGATGAGCACCATCCATCTCGAGAATCAATCCACCACCACCAACGTACAATCTTGCCATAATCCCAATGGACACCTGATTATTATGTGACATATACccaacatggtggaccctacactcCATTtaggagtttcaatggtgggtgtttcctcCCCATTGTCATTTGAATTTTTGCAACTTAATCATGTATGATGGAATCATCAAATATTTGACCTTTTCTAACTCCATCTACAACTCAATGGACGTATGGtaaatttaccaaaaaaaaatttgTGCGCAAATGCGATGGCCAAcaataaatagaaagaaaaggaTTGATGGAGAAATTCTTAAGCATTCTATATTCTCATTTGTGTCGTATCAATGAAATAGGTGACTTATAGTTTATTTGGGTTCCAatccttgcccgagtggtagactctgaggagtttcaacagaggtcttgggtttgaaacccataggtggtgaaatcctactataGCATGCGTGGGTGTGTAGcaggtgcgtgtgttaaaaaaaaaaaaaaaaaaacaagaagaagaagaaggtgactTATAATTTCGTTGAATCATTTCTTTAAAGTAAATTAGAGATGGTTTGAAAGTCTGTATTAATTTGATATGCACTAGCAATTACCATATAATTCATATGAACTAGATTTAGTAGTTATATTTGGcaaacatataattaaaatatatttaaatccATATAAATATATTTGGCAACCTATAATCAAAATCTATTAAAATTCATATAAATGTGTTTAGTATCCCATATTTGAGTGGAAAGAAAGAATGAAGGAACTATGATTCACATATTGTTAGTAATCAGAATACATGCAAAATAAAATCATATGTTTATGTTGTGATTTAAAAAATGGATGCTTTTTATACACCAATTCATATTAAATACACTCTTCGAAATGCACCAATTAATCTTTTAAACAAACACCCTGTTCAAAATCTCACTTATAAGATTTCACTAAAAAGATCGCGCACTTAGTCATTATATATTGGATCAACACAtgatatcataaaaataaataataataataataataatacaaatttGTGACTCCTACTTAGGATTAGGAATGGATTAGAAAAAGTATCTAAATGGCTTAAATTTAGGAGTGGCCCACCGGAGTACCCTATCTTATACCAAATACACTTGGACTTAAGTGTGATGATTGGATGTGTGACTTTCCATTGATCGTTCACTAAACCAAacttgatttgattggattatccTGACCGCATGATAAATGAACCTTTCTTCGTTGAATACAGGCCGTTGATTGGTTTATCTTTTAGTGTACGTCTGTAGTCCACTGGTTAAAGGGAAGAATGTAAATTTTCAATTGTTTTTTTTCATATGGGCTAATTCTATATATGAACCGATCGGATAAGATCCGTTCCCTGTCCACCAGGTATACAGAATGACATCGAGATATATGGATGCAGATTCGGTGGATCCATGActgtgaagcccaccatgatgtatgcgttttatatccacaccgtccatccgtttttacagctcattttatggcatgatccagaaaacgaagcaaattcaaatctcaggtggaccgcaccacaggaaaggtgattgaacgctcaccatttgagatggaaaaacggatggacatggtaaataaaaaacaaatacatcaaggtgagccccagtCATGGATCTACCGAGTTCAGTGGTCCTCGGATCCACCGAATCCATGTCCGAGCTTCAAGCCCGGTAAGAAGCATTGGGTTGGGTGAGAACCGAAATTGTTATTCCTGTCAAATTTCTAGATTTTGAATTTTGGCCTTGACATCTCTCGTTGAATTCCCAGACATGTTTAAACCTGATGCTTTGATATTACTTTATTGGAGTTAACCAGCTCTTATCTTACACCACTATAATGTAATTCTAAGAAACTTTTAAACGAACTTGTCTTTCATCCTCGGACAATATAccgctaagggcccgtttggccgggtggattgggagggattgaatggtattagggtggatggcatggatttctaggcaatgatggtgttgtcagtgaattatctggagatccatgggattgctatatccctggattgctatatccaatctgtttggcGCACCCGGCCAATCCtgagattaaaccttctcatcccttccaatccctcgaaccaaacacgtccttggcaaatttgaaaggattaggttggattggatgggatttaaaggtaatgatggtgttgtcagtggattgtcttaagatccatgggattgggatccgatcaccgactctgtttggcacgccaggccaatcccaggattttactttcaatcccttccaataccatccaagcccttccaatccgaccggccaaacgggccctaagtttTTACGTGACTAGTacaaagagaaagggagaaagggggCCTCCCCCCCGAACACAACGGGAAGCCCTGAAATGGGGGAACCTTTAGTTAAGATTGAGAATTTAACCGAGAAAAAACATAATTTTATCCAAGACCTCCACCTAAATCCAAACCTCATTCAAGTGAAAATATAGTCGAAATCCCCCGCCTACGTGATCATAACTTCTCACGACTGAAAACGAAAGGCAAAAAAATGAGATCGTCGAACGTATATCCTCGACAATGCCCATGCATAAAACAACtaagtatgtggggcccaccatgttgtctatgtaaaatccgctccgtctatcatGTTTATCCTTTATATTAGTACTTAATGCCAAACAATGAGCTAGATCCACAACCCAGATGagacacaccacatgaaacaatgggaatggaatgccaaccataggttcgAATGTGGGGACACCATGACATTAATCTTTCATCGAAACCGTTGATCAGATACACCAAAAAAGGATGTCCTGTTACAAGAATCATGTAGGCCACGCCATGTGCACGGTTGTGGTAGCAAATTTACTTTTTCCCTCTGTTGTAGCCCATATGAGTTTTAATACGGATAATATTCTGTATTTGCGGGTAAAATAATGTTTCTCACCTGATTGACGGAGAGGATTCAATatataaaacatggtggaccccacagaggtcGGGTGTCCGGTAGCCCTTGCTTTTGACTTTGCTACCTTGAATATAAAGCGTGGTCTGACACTTCATCCTGTGGATCGTCCATGCTTCACACGACTGTGACAGGCCCTGCGAGTGTACTTGTGTGATCGTTGGGCCATGGAATTCTTCACGTGGGTCCTACCTGATGAATTGGTATATGAGTACGATTTGCATGCATCTGTCGCGATCTTCTCGCCACCCgctgggcccacatgctgagattgtccaatgatctgaaccgtccaaattctAGTTACTACGACAGATAAGCTATTAGCTCATAATCTCGCTTCACTAATGATTCTAGCCTTTGAATTTTTGGatccattgaaaattttattttcatcattttaaatTCGTCTGCAGACGATGACGGTCACAATCATCCATTCAAGGTAGCCCTTACACCATGGGTCCACAACAGGAACGGCTCCGATCACTAGAACATTCAGCATGTGGGCGGTGGGCCCCATTAGGCGGTGATACGTGCTGCATCTGAGGCCGGGTggcgacagaggcaaaacgagCACGCGCGCGCGGTGTCCGCAGCCGTGCATCAAAAGTCGCCGTTGAGCTCACACGCGCGAGTAGATATCATATGGCTTTCTCATTTTTCAAGGGCCGTAATTCAATGTGGGCCCCTCCCTCGTGTGAGGGGTCGAACACTATCTAGGGGCGGACGGTACACGTGTCAGAGATCTGGGCCCATTCATGGATTGGTATTCTCATTTATTCAAGGGTTGTGAATCAATGAAGAGCCCTTCAGAACGCTATCGGAGATGTGAGCCAAGGTAAACGTTTCAGAGATCCTGGCCGTTCATAGCAtcccatggaccaaaaataatgttGGTTCCTCAGGCCAGCAAACTGGCTTGAGAACAATAGTcagttggattttaaaaaataatccaaCGGTCCAAGTTCAACGTACGTGGGTACCCCACTAGATGGCTGTACTGCCCTGATTTTTGGTAGGTTTGGACGTGTGTATCCACCCTGATATATCACACGTGTTGTCCCCTCGTTGGGGATCGCATCACGACCCTTCATTTCGCACGGGTGCATCTCGTGCTAAAACACATGCGCTCAAGTGGAACACGTGTGAAAATCCATGGAGTTCCTCAGCCCTTAATCTTTCCAGTCAGTTTATCCGGTGGACCCCACTAAATATGCGTGTATGAGTATGGACACGTGCAAGGAGATGTGAACGGCCGCTTCAGAGGCCCGCCGAGATTTCTACACCGAACGACGTAATAACTACGAAGACCCGATCGCATGGGTTCGATCATTTTGATCCCAACACATGGATCCATGTGACATATTTATCAAGATCGttatcattcatcaggtggaccacacatttatACAGTCCTTAGAAAAAATATTACATCGTTATGATTATTAGATATAAACGGCTGATCCTGTTTATCTAAAATTACTTTTTATATATTGATTATTTGATGTGTAaaacattattaatttattataaaagaaaatttaatgcATTTTCCACTTAATGAACGGATCTGATATTTTATGAATGTATCTACCCGGCACGTGCATGGAGAGGAAAACCTGTAATCTCACGCGCGAATGCAgttaaaatgcatgaatgcaacGTAGAAGAGAAACAAAGCAACACGCTTCACGAGGAAAGATTCTCGGATCTTGAAATAAATATTTGGTTTGAATATTCCTTCGACGATTACTAAAATGCCCTCCGGGCTTTAAAACGCCACCTAACCACCTCTTTTAAATGGTGGTGGCTCATCTGTTACACAGGTGGCATGCATTTTTAttcaatctagaccgttcaaataGTGGAAGAAAATATAGAGTACATGGATGTGTAAAAAAAATGATACCAGACAAGGAATCACAATCATTGGTTTGGATATCAAATGGATTTATGAATTCCACTTTCATTGGGTGAAATAAGATGGTTgaaatcatctgatcagtgtgatgtTTGCTCTATGCTCAATCTTTACTGGCCACCCgcaatttggacggttcagattgaatGAGATTTGGTCAGTGGAGTAGCCATCACCGTTTAAAAAAATAGTTGTGAACAATCACCACAGTCCTTCATAGTTTCACGCTAGATACGTGGCGTGATACCATGAGATGCAGATGCGTGACAGGTCAAACAAGATGCAGATGCATGACCTTCCAAGATACCTAGATGTCATCAGcatcatctaaaccgttcatcaggtggtacTCACTGTGGGTCCAATGCAACATGGAAATCTCtatgatccaaatcatccatctgatTACCTACAAACAAAAGATTAGATTCAATGGTCAAAATCACCTGTCTCCACTGTTAGAATTGCTGGATCAATGTTATTTTGGGGTTATAACATCTCCTTAgtggacccactagatgaatggtttagatcaagctgatttaatCTTGATAAGCCACATCGCAACCCTTTGTAACTCCACACGTCTGCTAGCCTCCATAGTCCATACATGCCACGGTGGCACAACGATGcgagatccaggccatccatcaggtaGGTCCGTACTTGAACTGGctaaaaaaatcaggtgggcacAATGTTAAAACAGGTGCTTGTCTCGGAAAAACTGGATCAAGTTGTTtacagccgtccatttgtttggtATACTTTAGCTGACCAGAAGAGTGGGCCCAGCTTGATCTTGTGCCAGGGCATCTATTTTGCAGATGGACGAGTTCGGCAGCACCgtttaaaagaaacaaaattccaATTAAATTGAAATAAATGAAATGACAGACAATTACTACGATACAAAGTCAATGCGTGTGGGCGGAGATACCAAAACTAAGGGatgcaaaaatcaaccatattcaTTTATGGAGGGGACTGCAGTtaatttgctatttatcaatggctacaaattttttaatggtgtggcccacctgatgagtagatgggGCTGATGTTTGTAATAGGTGATCCTGATTGTATAGCCAACCtaattggaagggttggatttcagATGCACTTAAAAAGGTTGAAGTTATATGCTTGGTGGACCCTACATTTTAGTCCAGCTGGTTGGATTTTAGACCTCTCCATATGTAGAGATGCTCATGTGCATCAAATTAGACTGATTGATAGAGAAATATCACAAACATATCATGTGAAAAGGttctataaggtcgacctcatgggaacttcccatgaggtcgagctgtgtaggacccaccatgatgtttgttgaaAATCAACaatgtgcatttgatgggtctcctttaggtCATGGGATATGCCAAAATTCATctatacacggaactcaggtgggccatgcctaaaacatataaaagcacctgttggggcctacctgagttttggatgcagctgaaacttgttctgacccctcatccaggtgggacacacacaatggatggactggatttgtgaaacacatctcaatgcgcctaataaatgattatgaatgctttaatgtgagggtaacccctctcaactgtggTATGTGGTgcgcccacccaagtcatggattgacttgatttttaatcccatggcccaccatggagtgGTGCATGCTGATGGGATAAATGTtcaatacacatcaaggtggggcccacacaactcgacctcatgagaagttcccaggAGGTCGACCTCGTAGTACCATTtcccaaatttcatgatatttattgCATCCAAATGCACTCTTAAAATATCAGAGTTTTCTTtctcaattttcaaaattttggaagaaGAAAAATCCAATTTTCTAATTTTCCAACTCAAGTCCTGCAAGTCGATAATAGAAGCTGCTAATTATCGTAGACAACCTATCATGCGTGGTAGATCTGACCCATTAAAAAGGAGGCCCTGCCATGAAGATCATTTATCTCAAAGATCAGACGGATTGCTCTTATGCAGGGCCAAATCACTAGCCGTTCATTTATTTCAATAATCGCATGACCTGATTTTTTtcgccaggtgatcttcatggtggggcccatcatttgcATGGCTCTGATGTCATGCAAGAGTGCCACATTAATTGGAAAGAGGGTTGCGTACTAAATTAGCATACAGCTGGGTGCAGGTGGTTAGCTCTCACAGggaaagaaaaaacagaaaaagaaaacctttgatactctggcacaatgtgatggatgatacacaggcactaagaaattgcacAGAGAGTACCATGAAGAAAGAGTAAATTGATATCTATACCCACAATATCGATCCATTCTCCCTTCTTTTGGGCTTTTGGTAATACAATAGAACAACTTAGTACTATGATATTGCCAAAAGTAGAAAGAGTGGGGCACGGTTATCAATCCGACGTGGACGGTAATGGTCAACCTCAAAAAATAAGAGATTAGAATTATGGGTGTTTGGCGCCATCTTTcggttaaaaaattaataataaagaaAAGGGGAAATAAATTCAAGAAAGGGATGTTTTGGACATTTACAGGTTAGCAAGCAATTAAGAAAagggagttgtttgatactctggtagaaaatgacacttgatacacacaGGAACGCGTTAACTCGAATTAAACTGACTCAAAGTCACAGACCCAAAATCTGATCAGTTGGACAATCCTGACCTTtggttcgtggacacttgtttgtcgaAGTAGGAGGATTGGAtatcttttttcattttcaaccgtccaataaatgtccaccaatcccatagtcagaaaatcaaataagcttaattttttagttcatgatacatctaaacttggacccatgatttggaagTTTTAGTTCGAATTACTTATATGAAGCTGATGGAATTtcaaagtgcctgtgtatcatctatcacagtTAGACAGAGTATCAAAGCCTTCCTCTTTGAAAAGTCTTAAAGCATTTCCTTTTGTCTCGGAACTGATGAGAGTTCCCAAAGTCAATACCCTCAACACCCACTTGGTCTTGATATTTCCCATCGTACCAGCCCATCATCTTTGAATTCTATAAAATCATTTTCCCATTCCAAATACATTCCCTCAAAGAGAATTTGCAAAGCATGCATTAAAAGAACAAAGGGGTggagttgctctctctctctctctctctctctctctcacacacacacacacacacacacactccaaaGAGCTATAGACATCCAGATACAAGAAAAACCACCAAAGAGCTATAGACACCCAAATACAAGAAAAACCACATCAAATCTGTCTATTGTGCTTTTTATTTCAGttatccctccctccctccctccctctaaaTTCCAAAAACACATCCAGACACCAGGCAAAACAGACCAAAATCAGCCCATGGAATTTTCCTATTTCAGTTACTTCTCTCATACATGTATATAGACATGGAATTGAGCTTTGAAGATACTCACTTCCATAGACAGATTACATAGAAAACCCAAAACAGCTATAATCTATCAGTAGTTATGGAGGATCTTCAAGTTCTCATGGATAGCTTACAGAAATAAAAGAGCAAACCCACCAACCCAAATGAGCTAGAATTCTATCACCAGCTATAGGAGAACTTCAAATTCATAGACAGCTTAAACAAACAGCTCATAAAAGAGAAGACCCACAAAGCGAAACATGGAAATCTCTGGTCGGGAAGAATCAGTGCCTTCGAATTTTGCACTTCCAGTGGACTCCGAGCACAAGGCCACGGAATTCAGATTGTTTTCGGTGGCAGCCCCGCACATGAGGGCCTTTCACCTCTCATGGCTCTCCTTCTTCGCCTGCTTCGTATCTACCTTCGCAGCACCGCCCCTCCTCCCCATAATCCGCGACAATCTCAATCTCTCCACCACTGACATCGGCAATGCTGGGATCGCGTCGGTCTCCGGTGCAGTCTTCGCGCGGGTCGCCATGGGCACCGCCTGCGACCTCATGGGCCCACGCCTCGCATCAGCATTGCTGTCCATCCTCACTGCCCCCGCCGTGTATGCCACTGCTACCGCCAACTCCGCCGCTGCATTCCTCCTCGTCCGCTTCTTCACTGGCTTCTCGCTTGCCTTGTTTGTCTCGACCCAGTTCTGGATGAGCTCCATGTTCTCCGCCCCTGTCGTTGGCATTGCCAATGGCTTCTCCGGTGGGTGGGGCAACCTCGGTGGTGGGGCCACCCAGCTCATCATGCCCCTCGTCTACTCCCTCATCTGCCACCTCGGCGCGACCTCTTTCACCGCCTGGCGAATTGCATTCTTCATCCCCGCAACGTTCCAAGTCCTGACTGCATTCGCCGTATTGGCTTTCGGCCAAGACCTCCCAGATGGAAATTTCAGCCGATTGCACGAGTCGGGCAATAAGCCGAAAGACCAATTCTCAAAGGTTTTCTACCGTGGAATCACAAACTACAGAGGGTGGATCCTGGCCTTGACATATGGGTTTTGTTTTGGGGTGGAACTGACAATCGATAACATAATTGCAGAGTATTTTTATGATAGATTCAATCTGAAACTCCACACAGCTGGGATTATAGCAGCTAGCTTCGGATTAGCGAACATAATTTCTAGGCCGGGAGGTGGGATTTTATCAGATGTGATGGGGAAGAGGTTTGGGATGAGGGGGAGGCTGTGGAGTTTGTGGGTGGTGCAGTCCTTGGGTGGGTTGTTCTGCATTTTGCTCGGGCAGGTCGGATCATTAGGTGCTTCCATTGGTGTCATGATCGCCTTCTCTCTGTTTGTTCAAGCTGCATGCGGGCTGACGTTTGGTATTGTTCCTTTCGTCTCCAgaaggtgctctctctctctctctctctctctctctctctctcaattcacATTGAAATTTCACAAAAGCTGCGGCACAATTGAGCTAAAATTCGGGCTGATCAAATATCCTAACCACTCCTTCAGCGGAC contains:
- the LOC131237876 gene encoding high affinity nitrate transporter 2.5-like, with protein sequence MEISGREESVPSNFALPVDSEHKATEFRLFSVAAPHMRAFHLSWLSFFACFVSTFAAPPLLPIIRDNLNLSTTDIGNAGIASVSGAVFARVAMGTACDLMGPRLASALLSILTAPAVYATATANSAAAFLLVRFFTGFSLALFVSTQFWMSSMFSAPVVGIANGFSGGWGNLGGGATQLIMPLVYSLICHLGATSFTAWRIAFFIPATFQVLTAFAVLAFGQDLPDGNFSRLHESGNKPKDQFSKVFYRGITNYRGWILALTYGFCFGVELTIDNIIAEYFYDRFNLKLHTAGIIAASFGLANIISRPGGGILSDVMGKRFGMRGRLWSLWVVQSLGGLFCILLGQVGSLGASIGVMIAFSLFVQAACGLTFGIVPFVSRRSLGVVSGMTGGGGNVGAVLTQLIFFKGSRYSKQTGITLMGVMIISCTLPLWLIYFPQWGGMLCGPSTKDNATEEEYYISEWNAKEKEKGCHLASLKFADNCKSERGRRVTSMPSPPTNGTPGGV